A stretch of the uncultured Cohaesibacter sp. genome encodes the following:
- a CDS encoding Na(+)-translocating NADH-quinone reductase subunit C: MPEATEKKLGPVGRFLAMPADNPVKTVIVAVCLCLFCSMIVSAAAVALKPVQERNKVLDKKRNILEVAGLYKPGINIAEAFSNVEARVVDLETGKFTDKVDPATYDQRAASKDPAQSVKLEDDPAGIGRQAKLASVYLIRDDAGEIKKIILPVHGYGLWSTLYGFVALKSDANEVTGFQFYEHAETPGLGAEVDNPNWKAMWPGKKIYDKDGNVMITVSKGSPTGAMADYHIDSLAGASLTSRGVDNLVRFWMGDRGFKPFLENLKAGEA; this comes from the coding sequence ATGCCTGAAGCGACTGAAAAAAAACTAGGACCTGTGGGTCGTTTTCTGGCGATGCCAGCGGACAACCCGGTCAAGACAGTCATCGTGGCTGTTTGCCTGTGCCTGTTCTGCTCCATGATCGTATCGGCTGCGGCGGTTGCGCTCAAGCCCGTTCAGGAACGCAACAAGGTGCTGGACAAGAAACGCAACATTCTAGAGGTTGCTGGCCTGTATAAACCGGGCATCAATATCGCAGAAGCCTTCTCCAACGTCGAAGCGCGCGTTGTTGATCTGGAAACCGGCAAGTTCACCGACAAAGTGGATCCGGCAACCTATGATCAGCGTGCCGCTTCCAAGGATCCGGCCCAGTCGGTCAAACTGGAAGACGATCCTGCAGGCATCGGCCGTCAGGCAAAACTGGCTTCAGTCTATCTGATCCGGGACGATGCCGGTGAGATCAAGAAAATCATCCTGCCAGTTCATGGCTATGGTCTCTGGTCCACCCTTTATGGCTTCGTTGCCTTGAAATCCGATGCCAACGAGGTTACCGGCTTCCAGTTCTATGAACATGCTGAAACGCCGGGTCTTGGTGCTGAAGTCGACAATCCGAACTGGAAGGCTATGTGGCCTGGCAAGAAGATCTATGACAAGGATGGCAACGTCATGATCACCGTCTCCAAGGGGTCTCCGACAGGCGCCATGGCTGATTATCACATCGATAGTCTGGCAGGTGCGTCGCTGACGTCGCGCGGTGTTGATAACCTGGTCCGCTTCTGGATGGGCGATCGCGGCTTCAAGCCATTCCTTGAAAACCTTAAAGCGGGAGAGGCCTAA
- a CDS encoding L-serine ammonia-lyase produces the protein MFLSVFDIFKIGVGPSSSHTMGPMNAAARFMDDLRSGIFMGVSAQQVRRVSCALHGSLAFTGKGHATDRAVILGLIGITPDKLDPDEAEGLEARIREEKHIEPDGFPRLRFNPDEDLVFDYGPPLPGHANGMKLFAYGEGNQQLASATYYSIGGGFIVTASELDEQISHDPKDLHKEQAAAGYPFPFGSAAEMLEMGAKSGLTIAAMKQANEEVELSREALLSGLDRLWHTMRAVIDRGLEKEGELPGGLYVKRRAKAIRTRLMADRGNNQPMPHQVNDWLSLYAMAVNEENAAGGRVVTAPTNGASGVIPSVLRYYRDQCPGSSDEGIRTFLLTAAAIGGLIKHNASISGAEAGCQAEVGSAAAMAAGGLCAALGGSNEQIENAAEIALEHHLGMTCDPVKGLVQVPCIERNGLGAIKAVSAASLSLHGDGTHFMPLDNCIKTMWETGKDMGEKYKETSLGGLAVNLPEC, from the coding sequence ATGTTCCTTTCCGTCTTCGACATTTTCAAGATCGGGGTTGGCCCTTCCTCGTCCCATACGATGGGGCCGATGAATGCGGCGGCGCGCTTCATGGATGACCTGCGGAGTGGGATCTTCATGGGCGTCAGCGCCCAACAGGTGCGGCGTGTCTCTTGCGCGCTGCATGGCTCTCTGGCCTTCACCGGCAAGGGGCACGCAACGGACAGGGCTGTGATCCTCGGCCTCATTGGCATCACGCCGGACAAGCTCGACCCGGATGAAGCCGAAGGGCTGGAAGCACGCATTCGCGAAGAGAAACACATTGAGCCGGATGGCTTTCCCCGCCTGCGCTTCAACCCTGATGAGGATTTGGTCTTTGACTATGGCCCGCCCCTGCCCGGCCATGCCAATGGCATGAAGCTTTTTGCCTATGGCGAGGGGAACCAGCAGCTGGCCAGCGCCACCTATTATTCAATCGGCGGCGGCTTCATTGTCACGGCCAGCGAGCTCGACGAGCAAATCAGCCACGACCCCAAGGATCTGCACAAGGAGCAGGCGGCAGCGGGCTATCCCTTTCCTTTCGGTTCGGCTGCAGAAATGTTGGAGATGGGGGCAAAATCAGGCCTCACTATTGCCGCGATGAAACAGGCCAACGAAGAAGTGGAACTGAGCCGTGAGGCCCTGCTCTCGGGTCTTGATCGCCTGTGGCACACGATGCGGGCAGTGATCGACAGGGGCCTTGAGAAAGAGGGCGAACTGCCGGGGGGCCTCTATGTCAAACGCCGAGCAAAAGCGATCCGTACGCGGCTGATGGCCGACCGAGGCAACAATCAACCCATGCCGCATCAGGTCAATGACTGGCTCAGCCTCTATGCCATGGCGGTGAATGAGGAAAATGCCGCCGGTGGGCGGGTCGTAACCGCACCGACGAACGGTGCGTCCGGCGTCATACCGTCCGTGCTGCGCTATTATCGCGATCAATGCCCCGGTTCGAGTGATGAGGGCATTCGCACCTTTTTGCTGACAGCGGCCGCCATCGGTGGGCTGATCAAGCACAATGCCTCCATTTCGGGGGCAGAGGCAGGCTGTCAGGCCGAAGTTGGTTCAGCGGCGGCAATGGCCGCAGGTGGGCTATGCGCCGCTCTGGGCGGCAGCAACGAGCAGATCGAGAATGCCGCCGAGATCGCCCTTGAACATCATCTGGGCATGACCTGCGATCCGGTCAAAGGCCTCGTGCAGGTTCCCTGCATCGAGCGCAATGGCCTTGGCGCCATCAAGGCGGTGTCTGCTGCTTCGCTTTCGCTGCATGGCGATGGCACGCATTTCATGCCACTGGACAATTGCATCAAAACAATGTGGGAAACCGGCAAGGATATGGGCGAGAAATACAAGGAAACGTCGCTCGGCGGATTGGCGGTCAATCTTCCTGAATGTTGA
- the gcvP gene encoding aminomethyl-transferring glycine dehydrogenase yields the protein MTFKPTRYAPYDFANRRHIGPSPKEMESMLKVIGYSDLDALIDATVPSSIRQKEPLHWGPALSERDTLHHMSKVASKNKILTPLIGQGYYGTATPPVILRNILENPAWYTAYTPYQPEISQGRLEALLNFQTMVSDLTGLEIANASLLDEATAAAEAMTMAKRASKSKANIFFVDENCHPQNIAVIETRAEPLGIEVKIGNPDDLDPSEVFGAIFQYPGTYGHVRDFTDLIAQLHDNKALGIVIADPLALALLKSPGEMGADIAVGSTQRFGVPLGYGGPHAAYMSCRDAFKRSMPGRIIGVSIDARGRKAYRLSLQTREQHIRREKANSNVCTAQALLAVIASMYAVYHGPEGIKAIAQYVHRMTVRLASGLQKLGFNPEPDVFFDTLTVEVGALQGVILNAAVSHGINLRKIGETKIGISLDEQTRPETVEAVWKSFGGDLSYGAVEHERIEDVEYRLPTANLRETDYLTHPIFHLNRAEAEITRYMRRLADRDLALDRAMIPLGSCTMKLNATIEMIPVTWPEFANLHPFVPDDQALGYKEMIDDLNDKLCQVTGYDAISQQPNSGAQGEYAGLITIRNYHVARGEGHRNICLIPTSAHGTNPASAQMVGWKVIPVKSADNGDIDVEDFRAKAEKHANELAACMITYPSTHGVFEETVQDVCAITHEHGGQVYIDGANMNAMVGLARPGDIGGDVSHLNLHKTFCIPHGGGGPGMGPIGVKAHLAPYLPGHPERDATIGPVSAAPFGSPSILPVSWAYCLLMGGEGLTQATKVAILNANYIAASLKEAYNVLYSSANGLVAHECILDTRPLNDSCGVTVDDIAKRLMDNGFHAPTMSWPVAGTLMVEPTESEPQAELDRFIAAMLDIRREAQDIEDGKIDSENNPLKNAPHTMRDLVGSWDRPYSREQGCFPAGAFEVDKYWPPVNRVDNVYGDRNLVCTCPPMEDYAEEAAE from the coding sequence ATGACCTTCAAACCGACCCGGTATGCCCCCTATGATTTCGCCAATCGACGCCATATCGGCCCTTCCCCGAAAGAAATGGAATCGATGCTCAAGGTGATCGGCTATTCCGACCTTGACGCGCTGATTGACGCGACCGTGCCCTCCTCCATCCGTCAGAAAGAACCACTGCATTGGGGTCCGGCGCTGAGCGAACGCGACACCCTGCATCACATGAGCAAGGTGGCCTCGAAGAACAAGATCCTTACCCCGTTGATCGGTCAGGGCTATTATGGCACCGCAACGCCACCGGTGATCCTGCGCAATATTCTTGAAAATCCAGCCTGGTACACCGCTTATACGCCATACCAGCCGGAAATCAGTCAGGGCCGTCTGGAAGCCCTGTTGAACTTCCAGACCATGGTGTCAGATCTGACGGGTCTGGAAATTGCCAACGCCTCCCTGCTTGATGAAGCAACCGCTGCCGCCGAAGCCATGACCATGGCCAAGCGCGCCTCCAAATCCAAAGCCAACATTTTCTTCGTGGACGAGAATTGCCATCCGCAGAATATCGCCGTCATCGAAACCCGTGCCGAGCCGCTGGGCATCGAGGTCAAGATTGGCAACCCGGATGATCTCGACCCTTCCGAAGTCTTTGGTGCAATCTTCCAGTATCCCGGCACCTATGGCCATGTGCGCGACTTCACCGATCTGATTGCTCAACTGCATGACAACAAGGCTCTTGGCATCGTGATTGCCGATCCGCTGGCGCTGGCTTTGCTGAAGTCACCGGGCGAAATGGGCGCAGACATTGCCGTTGGCTCGACCCAGCGCTTTGGCGTGCCGCTTGGCTATGGTGGCCCGCACGCGGCCTATATGTCTTGCCGCGATGCCTTCAAGCGCTCCATGCCGGGCCGGATCATCGGGGTATCCATCGACGCACGTGGTCGCAAGGCCTATCGGCTGTCTCTGCAGACCCGCGAGCAGCATATCCGCCGCGAAAAAGCCAATTCCAACGTCTGCACCGCGCAGGCCCTGTTGGCCGTGATCGCCTCGATGTATGCGGTCTATCATGGGCCCGAAGGCATCAAGGCCATCGCCCAATATGTGCACCGGATGACCGTGCGTCTGGCCAGTGGGCTTCAGAAACTTGGCTTCAATCCGGAGCCGGATGTCTTCTTTGACACTTTGACCGTGGAAGTTGGCGCCTTGCAGGGTGTCATCCTCAATGCCGCTGTGTCCCATGGCATCAATCTGCGCAAGATCGGTGAGACCAAGATCGGCATCAGCCTTGACGAGCAGACCCGACCGGAAACCGTGGAAGCGGTCTGGAAAAGCTTTGGCGGCGATCTGTCTTATGGTGCGGTGGAACATGAGCGGATCGAGGATGTGGAATATCGTCTGCCGACCGCCAATCTGCGCGAGACCGACTATCTGACCCATCCGATTTTCCATCTCAACCGCGCAGAAGCCGAGATCACCCGTTATATGCGTCGCCTCGCCGACCGCGATCTGGCGCTTGACCGGGCCATGATCCCGCTTGGCTCCTGCACCATGAAGCTCAACGCAACGATCGAAATGATCCCGGTGACCTGGCCAGAATTTGCCAACCTGCATCCATTCGTGCCCGATGATCAGGCCCTTGGTTACAAGGAAATGATCGATGATCTGAACGACAAGCTTTGTCAGGTGACCGGCTATGACGCGATATCCCAACAGCCAAACTCTGGCGCACAAGGGGAATATGCGGGCCTGATCACCATTCGCAACTATCATGTGGCGCGTGGCGAAGGCCATCGCAATATCTGCCTGATACCGACCTCAGCCCATGGCACCAACCCGGCATCCGCCCAGATGGTGGGCTGGAAGGTCATTCCGGTCAAATCTGCCGACAATGGTGACATTGATGTGGAGGATTTCCGGGCCAAGGCTGAGAAACATGCCAATGAGCTGGCGGCCTGCATGATCACCTATCCGTCCACCCACGGGGTGTTTGAGGAGACGGTTCAGGACGTCTGTGCCATCACCCATGAGCATGGCGGTCAGGTTTATATTGATGGTGCCAACATGAATGCCATGGTGGGCCTTGCCCGTCCGGGCGATATTGGCGGCGATGTCAGCCACTTGAACCTGCACAAGACTTTCTGCATTCCTCATGGCGGCGGCGGTCCGGGCATGGGTCCGATTGGCGTCAAGGCGCATCTCGCCCCTTACCTGCCGGGTCATCCGGAGCGCGATGCGACCATCGGTCCAGTGTCAGCAGCGCCTTTTGGCTCGCCTTCCATCCTGCCGGTCAGCTGGGCCTATTGCCTGTTGATGGGTGGAGAAGGCCTCACACAGGCTACCAAGGTGGCGATCCTCAATGCCAACTATATCGCAGCCAGCCTGAAAGAGGCCTATAACGTCCTCTATAGCTCGGCAAACGGTCTGGTGGCACACGAGTGCATTCTTGATACGCGGCCTCTGAATGACAGCTGTGGCGTGACCGTGGATGATATTGCCAAGCGCCTGATGGATAATGGCTTCCATGCTCCAACCATGAGTTGGCCGGTGGCTGGCACCCTGATGGTGGAGCCAACCGAATCCGAACCACAGGCCGAGCTTGATCGCTTCATTGCCGCGATGCTCGACATTCGCCGCGAAGCGCAGGACATTGAAGACGGCAAGATCGACAGCGAGAACAATCCGCTGAAGAATGCACCTCATACAATGCGGGACCTTGTTGGTAGCTGGGACCGCCCTTACAGCCGCGAGCAAGGCTGCTTCCCGGCGGGTGCCTTTGAGGTCGACAAATACTGGCCTCCTGTGAACCGGGTCGACAATGTCTATGGTGACCGAAATCTGGTCTGCACCTGCCCGCCAATGGAAGACTATGCCGAAGAGGCGGCGGAGTAG
- a CDS encoding NADH:ubiquinone reductase (Na(+)-transporting) subunit D — MSEPSNKEMLIDPLVDNNPITLQVLGICSALAVTSSLKVAFVMAIAVTLVTAFSSFFISVIRNHIPNNIRIIVQMVIIASLVILVDQILKAYAFEISKTLSVFVGLIITNCIVMGRAEAFAMKNPPVASFLDGVGNGLGYSMILMMVGVVRELFGAGSLFGITILQTTNNGGWYVPNGMLLLPPSAFFLIGLIIWAFRTWKPKQVEAREFKIIEQEGGH, encoded by the coding sequence ATGTCTGAACCAAGCAATAAGGAAATGCTGATCGATCCGTTGGTCGACAACAACCCGATCACCCTGCAGGTTCTGGGCATCTGCTCGGCGCTTGCCGTGACCTCCTCCCTGAAGGTTGCGTTCGTGATGGCAATTGCCGTGACACTGGTGACAGCTTTCTCGAGCTTTTTCATCTCGGTTATCCGCAACCACATCCCGAACAACATCCGCATTATCGTGCAGATGGTCATCATTGCGTCTCTGGTGATCCTGGTTGACCAGATCCTCAAGGCCTATGCCTTCGAGATCTCCAAGACCCTGTCGGTCTTTGTCGGTCTGATCATCACCAACTGCATCGTGATGGGCCGTGCGGAAGCCTTCGCCATGAAGAATCCTCCGGTCGCCTCGTTCCTTGACGGGGTGGGCAATGGTCTTGGCTATTCCATGATCCTGATGATGGTCGGCGTTGTCCGTGAATTGTTCGGTGCTGGCTCCCTGTTCGGCATCACCATCTTGCAAACGACAAACAATGGTGGCTGGTATGTGCCAAATGGCATGCTGCTTCTGCCGCCAAGCGCCTTCTTCCTGATTGGCCTTATCATCTGGGCCTTCCGCACCTGGAAACCAAAACAGGTCGAAGCCCGTGAATTCAAAATCATTGAACAAGAGGGAGGCCACTAA
- the nqrF gene encoding NADH:ubiquinone reductase (Na(+)-transporting) subunit F yields the protein MQEFTLGITFFTLIVLALVFLILFARSRLVSSGNVNITINGERTISVPAGGKLLGVLAGQKIFVPSACGGGGTCAQCRCKVLEGGGSILPTEETHITKREAREGDRLSCQVAVKQDMVIEVPEEVFGVKKWECTVKSNENVATFIKNLVLELPEGENVDFRAGGYIQIEAPAHVVNYSDFDVEEEYREDWDKFNLWKFTSKVDEPIERAYSMANYPEEKGLIMLNVRVASPPPGKDHLPPGKMSSYIFNLKPGDKVTISGPFGEFFARDTDKEMVFIGGGAGMAPMRSHIFDQLKRIKTDRKITFWYGARSKREMFFVEDFDQLAAENPNFEWYVALSDALPEDDWDGYTGFIHNVLYEQYLKNHEAPEDCEYYMCGPPIMNQSVINMLLDLGVDREDIMLDDFGG from the coding sequence ATGCAAGAATTTACCCTTGGCATCACGTTCTTTACCCTGATCGTGTTGGCGTTGGTGTTCCTCATCCTGTTTGCGCGGAGTCGTTTGGTTTCGAGCGGCAACGTGAACATCACCATCAATGGGGAACGGACCATCTCCGTCCCTGCCGGCGGCAAACTGCTCGGCGTTCTGGCCGGTCAGAAGATCTTTGTTCCGTCCGCTTGTGGCGGCGGTGGTACCTGTGCGCAGTGTCGTTGTAAGGTTCTGGAAGGGGGCGGTTCGATTCTGCCTACCGAAGAGACCCACATCACCAAGCGCGAAGCCCGCGAAGGCGACCGTCTATCCTGTCAGGTGGCCGTCAAGCAGGACATGGTCATCGAAGTGCCAGAAGAAGTCTTTGGCGTTAAAAAGTGGGAATGCACCGTCAAGTCCAACGAGAATGTCGCGACCTTCATCAAAAATCTGGTGCTCGAATTGCCAGAAGGTGAAAATGTTGACTTCCGTGCCGGCGGCTACATCCAGATCGAAGCGCCTGCTCACGTTGTGAACTATTCCGATTTCGACGTCGAAGAGGAATATCGCGAGGACTGGGACAAATTCAATCTCTGGAAATTCACCTCCAAGGTTGATGAGCCAATCGAGCGTGCCTATTCCATGGCCAACTATCCGGAAGAAAAAGGCCTCATCATGCTCAATGTGCGTGTTGCATCGCCTCCTCCGGGCAAGGATCACCTGCCTCCGGGCAAGATGTCGTCCTACATCTTCAATCTCAAGCCAGGTGACAAGGTTACCATTTCCGGCCCGTTCGGCGAATTTTTCGCCCGCGATACCGACAAGGAAATGGTCTTCATTGGCGGTGGTGCCGGTATGGCTCCGATGCGTTCGCACATCTTCGATCAGCTCAAGCGGATCAAAACCGATCGCAAGATCACCTTCTGGTATGGTGCCCGTTCCAAGCGCGAGATGTTCTTTGTCGAGGACTTCGATCAGCTGGCAGCGGAAAATCCGAACTTTGAGTGGTATGTGGCTCTTTCCGATGCCTTGCCAGAGGATGATTGGGACGGTTACACCGGTTTCATTCATAACGTCCTGTATGAGCAATATCTCAAGAACCATGAGGCTCCGGAAGATTGCGAATACTACATGTGTGGTCCTCCGATCATGAACCAGTCCGTGATCAACATGTTGCTCGATTTGGGCGTGGATCGCGAAGACATCATGCTTGATGACTTTGGTGGCTAA
- the nqrE gene encoding NADH:ubiquinone reductase (Na(+)-transporting) subunit E, with amino-acid sequence MEGLVSLAVKAVFIENLALSFFLGMCTFLAVSKKVETALGLGISVTVVQAITVPANNLILTYLLNDGALSWLGLGNVDLRFLGLISYIGVIAAMVQILEMILDRFFPALYNALGIFLPLITVNCAILGGSLFMVERDYNFAEATTYGIFSGVGWALAITAMAGVREKLKYSDIPAGLQGLGITFITAGLMAMGFMAFSGVKL; translated from the coding sequence ATGGAAGGTCTCGTTTCTCTAGCCGTCAAGGCTGTCTTCATTGAGAACCTTGCGCTCTCCTTCTTCTTGGGTATGTGTACGTTTCTGGCCGTATCTAAGAAGGTTGAAACCGCGCTTGGTCTGGGTATTTCCGTGACGGTCGTGCAGGCCATCACCGTGCCCGCCAACAACCTGATCCTGACCTACCTGTTGAATGACGGGGCGCTCTCCTGGTTGGGACTGGGCAATGTGGATCTTCGCTTCCTTGGTCTGATTTCCTATATCGGCGTCATCGCCGCGATGGTGCAGATCCTTGAAATGATCCTCGACCGCTTCTTCCCCGCGCTTTACAACGCGCTGGGCATCTTCCTGCCACTGATCACCGTGAACTGCGCCATCTTGGGTGGCTCACTCTTCATGGTGGAGCGTGACTACAACTTCGCTGAAGCCACCACCTACGGTATCTTCTCCGGCGTTGGTTGGGCACTGGCAATCACCGCCATGGCAGGCGTTCGCGAAAAGCTGAAATATTCTGATATCCCGGCGGGTCTTCAGGGTCTCGGCATCACCTTCATCACCGCAGGGCTGATGGCTATGGGCTTCATGGCTTTCTCCGGCGTGAAGCTGTAA
- a CDS encoding Na(+)-translocating NADH-quinone reductase subunit A, with amino-acid sequence MKLKKGLDLPISGAPVQTIHEGPKISKVALNGRDFIGLKPKMLVAEGDKVKKGQPLFLHKASEDVMYVAPGGGTITAINRGARRVLETVVISLDDVEEEVTFEATDPKQLLNLSRDNVQKRLYESGQWTFFKTRPFSHVPPQDSVPHSIFVTAMDTDPLCADAKVIIDANAAAFTAGLDVVSMLTDGRVYVCHHANDTLPQSASDHVGFESFEGPHPAGLPGTHIHFLDPVSSEKTVWSISYADVIAIGNLFTTGKIDTNRTISLAGPLAVKPRLITTRVGASTDEITADEIETGIDCRVISGSVLSGRHAIDQFAFLSHSARQITLIEEDEKQRLLGWINPAQGSWSFTNVHLNSIFGAGKKFAFGSNMRGGRRAMVPFGSYERVMPLDILPTQLLRAILTVDTDMAQKLGALELAEEDLALCSFICHSKYEYGEALRINLAKIEKEG; translated from the coding sequence ATGAAGCTAAAAAAAGGATTGGATCTGCCGATATCCGGCGCTCCTGTCCAGACCATTCATGAAGGGCCAAAAATCTCCAAGGTGGCTTTGAATGGTCGGGACTTCATCGGCCTCAAACCCAAGATGCTGGTTGCTGAAGGGGATAAGGTCAAGAAGGGTCAACCTCTCTTTTTACACAAAGCTTCAGAAGATGTGATGTATGTGGCGCCTGGTGGCGGAACCATCACAGCGATCAATCGTGGGGCACGTCGCGTGCTTGAAACGGTTGTCATCTCTCTGGATGATGTGGAAGAAGAAGTCACTTTTGAGGCAACCGACCCAAAGCAGTTGCTGAATCTTTCGCGTGATAATGTACAAAAGCGCTTGTATGAGAGCGGGCAGTGGACCTTCTTCAAGACGCGTCCCTTCTCCCATGTCCCTCCGCAAGACAGCGTGCCTCATTCCATCTTCGTCACCGCAATGGACACCGATCCGCTTTGCGCTGACGCCAAGGTGATTATCGACGCAAATGCAGCAGCCTTCACCGCCGGTCTCGATGTGGTTTCGATGCTGACCGACGGTCGGGTCTATGTTTGCCATCACGCAAACGACACGCTCCCCCAAAGCGCAAGTGACCATGTCGGCTTTGAAAGCTTCGAGGGCCCGCATCCTGCTGGCTTGCCGGGTACTCACATTCATTTCCTTGATCCAGTCAGCTCCGAGAAGACCGTCTGGTCGATCTCCTATGCTGATGTGATTGCCATCGGCAACCTGTTCACGACGGGTAAGATCGATACCAATCGCACAATCTCGCTGGCCGGCCCGTTGGCGGTCAAGCCACGCCTGATCACGACCCGCGTCGGCGCCTCCACCGACGAGATCACGGCAGACGAAATCGAAACCGGCATCGATTGCCGCGTTATTTCCGGCTCGGTTCTCTCAGGCCGCCATGCGATTGACCAGTTTGCTTTCCTCAGCCACTCTGCCCGGCAGATCACTCTGATCGAGGAAGACGAAAAACAACGGCTCCTTGGTTGGATCAATCCCGCACAGGGCAGTTGGTCTTTCACCAATGTGCATCTGAACTCGATCTTCGGTGCTGGCAAGAAATTCGCTTTCGGCTCCAATATGCGCGGAGGCCGCCGCGCTATGGTGCCATTCGGATCCTACGAACGCGTAATGCCGCTGGATATTCTCCCAACCCAGCTGCTTCGTGCGATCCTGACCGTCGATACCGATATGGCTCAGAAACTGGGTGCGCTGGAACTTGCAGAGGAAGATCTGGCGCTTTGCAGTTTCATTTGCCACTCGAAATATGAGTATGGTGAAGCCTTGCGTATCAATCTCGCCAAAATCGAAAAAGAGGGCTAA
- a CDS encoding NADH:ubiquinone reductase (Na(+)-transporting) subunit B, protein MGLRNFFDSIEPHFRKDGKLHKYYALYEMVESFIYTPKSVTKVAPHARDDIDLKRVMSYVWVCTFPCILFAMYNTGYNTNAAIAQLGLTEVPGIRAAILSMLGVGFDPNNFLACILHGAMYLVPIYAVTMAVGGAVEVLFAIVRGHEINEGFFVTSVLYVLIVPASTPLWMVGLGIAFGVVMGKEVFGGTGKNFLNPALVARAFLYFAYPAYMSGDAVWTPVDGYTGATALGVTALQGMEGLANMGLTWWDAFFGFMQGSLGETSALACLIGGLILMVAKIANWRLIVGCLAGTIVFSTLLNLIGSDTNPMFAMPFWWHFVLGGYAFGLFFMVTEPVTASHTDWGRFWYGVLIGFMVVMIRVINPAFPEGMMLAILFGNIFAPLIDYVVVRANIKRRVARNA, encoded by the coding sequence GTGGGTTTGCGCAATTTTTTCGACAGCATTGAGCCGCATTTCCGTAAAGACGGCAAGCTGCACAAGTATTACGCCCTCTACGAGATGGTGGAATCCTTCATCTACACGCCCAAGTCCGTGACCAAAGTCGCACCGCATGCGCGCGACGATATCGATCTCAAGCGTGTCATGTCCTATGTCTGGGTCTGCACCTTCCCGTGCATTCTCTTTGCCATGTACAATACCGGCTACAACACCAACGCGGCCATTGCCCAACTTGGTTTGACCGAAGTGCCCGGTATTCGTGCCGCGATCCTGTCGATGCTCGGCGTCGGCTTTGATCCGAACAATTTCCTCGCCTGCATCTTGCATGGCGCTATGTATCTTGTTCCGATCTATGCGGTCACGATGGCTGTGGGTGGCGCCGTTGAGGTGCTGTTCGCCATTGTTCGTGGTCACGAGATCAACGAGGGCTTCTTCGTTACCTCGGTGCTTTATGTGCTGATCGTTCCCGCTTCGACCCCGCTCTGGATGGTTGGTCTTGGCATCGCCTTTGGCGTTGTCATGGGCAAGGAAGTGTTCGGCGGCACTGGCAAGAACTTCCTCAACCCGGCACTGGTTGCCCGCGCGTTCCTCTATTTCGCTTATCCGGCCTATATGTCCGGTGATGCGGTCTGGACGCCGGTCGATGGTTATACTGGCGCAACCGCGCTGGGTGTGACCGCTCTGCAGGGAATGGAAGGTCTGGCGAATATGGGCCTGACCTGGTGGGATGCATTCTTCGGCTTTATGCAAGGATCCCTGGGCGAAACATCCGCTTTGGCCTGCCTGATCGGTGGCCTGATCCTTATGGTGGCCAAGATCGCCAACTGGCGCCTGATTGTCGGTTGCTTGGCTGGGACCATTGTTTTCTCGACCTTGCTGAACCTGATCGGTTCCGACACCAACCCAATGTTCGCAATGCCATTCTGGTGGCATTTTGTGTTGGGCGGCTATGCTTTCGGTCTGTTCTTCATGGTCACCGAGCCGGTTACCGCGTCTCACACCGACTGGGGTCGTTTCTGGTATGGTGTTCTGATCGGTTTCATGGTCGTCATGATCCGCGTCATCAACCCTGCTTTCCCGGAAGGCATGATGCTCGCGATCCTGTTTGGTAACATTTTTGCGCCGCTGATCGACTATGTCGTCGTACGCGCCAACATCAAGCGGAGGGTTGCTCGCAATGCCTGA